The Pungitius pungitius chromosome 8, fPunPun2.1, whole genome shotgun sequence genome has a window encoding:
- the nat8l2 gene encoding LOW QUALITY PROTEIN: N-acetyltransferase 8-like 2 (The sequence of the model RefSeq protein was modified relative to this genomic sequence to represent the inferred CDS: inserted 2 bases in 1 codon) encodes MVGISTRDHCATLTPFFFRTMQPVIRRYRPSDRDPVLTLFSVGIREHIQPCFRHAITSPPHLAVALALCVVGHLLGSVSAAVVLLGAWVGLVYYCCHELYARYVREKLQTDMQDIPGNYLSRPDDCFWVAEAEVDGRTRILGMVAVVAKQSGKEXHGELFRMIISPTCRRMGLGSRMTQIVVDFCKERGFSKVVLNTTSTQVAAVNLYEKLGFSKVNTHRKALISDWSVKLIKVSLLVLEKHL; translated from the exons ATGGTTGGCATCTCCACACGCGACCATTGCGCAACTCTCACTCCTTT TTTCTTTCGGACCATGCAGCCGGTGATCCGTCGGTACCGTCCCTCAGACAGGGACCCGGTGCTCACCCTCTTCAGCGTGGGCATCAGGGAGCACATCCAACCATGTTTCCGGCACGCCATCACCAGCCCTCCCCACCTGGCCGTGGCACTGGCCCTGTGTGTCGTCGGCCACCTGCTCGGCTCGGTGTCGGCTGCTGTGGTGCTACTGGGAGCCTGGGTGGGCCTCGTGTACTACTGCTGCCATGAGCTATATGCCAGGTACGTCAGGGAGAAGCTCCAGACGGACATGCAGGACATCCCTGGAAACTATCTGAGCCGACCGGACGACTGTTTCTGGGTGGCGGAGGCTGAGGTTGATGGGAGGACCCGGATCCTGGGTATGGTGGCCGTAGTGGCCAAACAGAGCGGGAAAGA ACACGGAGAACTGTTCCGAATGATCATCTCGCCGACGTGCCGTCGCATGGGCCTGGGCAGCCGGATGACTCAGATTGTGGTCGACTTCTGTAAGGAACGAGGCTTCTCCAAGGTGGTGCTGAACACCACCTCCACTCAGGTGGCGGCTGTGAACCTGTATGAGAAACTGGGCTTCAGCaaagtcaacacacacagaaaagcccTCATTTCTGATTGGAGTGTTAAGCTTATTAAGGTGTCACTTTTGGTATTGGAAAAACACTTGTAG
- the LOC119194183 gene encoding adenosine receptor A1-like codes for MEKIVVIYTVLELLIGASCCLGNALVILALWASKSLRQPTFCLIVSLAVTDFLVGIVVVPIALFVDSRVEMSFHGCLFLSCVTILLTLVSVLCLMAIAVDRFLRVFVPLRYKRTVTQRHSCLVVAACWLLGIPLSFAPMLGWNKNGSVSNSTIECKFIDVIPLSYLVYFNFFLCNLVPLTVMTALYGYIFCTIRGNLREKPGNRPQNSSQDYLKKEKQLAGSLSLVLFLFAVSWLPLHIMNTINYFTSPDTVHEIAIYVGIVLVHANSAVNPVVYAFKIKKIRTGYMKLWRKYVTCGEETPVTQTTQSTDNNLSNSNRISVALNE; via the exons ATGGAGAAGATAGTCGTGATCTACACGGTGTTGGAGTTGCTCATCGGCGCTAGCTGCTGTCTTGGTAATGCGCTGGTCATTTTGGCGCTGTGGGCCAGTAAAAGCCTTCGCCAGCCCACCTTCTGCCTCATCGTCTCTCTGGCTGTCACCGACTTTCTGGTCGGCATCGTGGTCGTGCCCATAGCGCTGTTCGTGGACAGCAGAGTAGAGATGTCTTTCCACGGCTGTCTCTTCCTCAGCTGTGTGACCATCCTGTTGACCCTGGTCTCAGTTTTGTGTCTCATGGCCATTGCAGTGGACCGCTTCCTCCGGGTGTTTGTACCTCTCAG GTACAAAAGGACAGTAACGCAGAGACACTCTTGCCTTGTGGTAGCAGCGTGTTGGCTGCTTGGAATCCCCCTGAGTTTTGCTCCCATGCTTGGATGGAACAAAAATGGCTCCGTGTCCAACTCGACTATTGAATGCAAGTTCATAGATGTGATCCCCTTGTCATACCTGGTGTACTTCAACTTCTTTCTCTGCAACCTGGTACCTCTGACCGTGATGACTGCGTTGTACGGCTACATTTTCTGCACCATCCGAGGAAACCTTCGAGAGAAACCAGGCAACAGGCCCCAAAACTCATCTCAGGACTACctgaagaaggagaaacagctggcAGGGTCTCTGTCTCTGGTCTTGTTTCTGTTTGCCGTGTCCTGGCTCCCTCTCCACATTATGAACACCATTAATTACTTTACATCACCAGATACTGTACACGAAATAGCTATCTATGTTGGCATCGTGCTGGTACACGCTAACTCGGCTGTAAACCCAGTCGTGTATgcgttcaaaataaaaaagatcagGACAGGGTACATGAAGCTCTGGAGAAAGTACGTAACATGTGGAGAAGAAACACCAGTGACTCAGACAACGCAGTCGACAGACAACAATCTCAGTAACAGTAATAGGATCAGCGTGGCCTTAAACGAATGA